TTCACCTTCCCGGTTCCATTGTAACGCGGTCTTTGAGTGGGAAAACGCCAGCCCGTTGGACGCCGACTCGTGGATAAGAAAGCCTCCCCCAGAATTCTAGCGGTTCTGGACGTATCAGAGGTAATCGGCGAAGAGTTCTCGCGATGGCCGTGGGATGACCACCTCTGACACCAACAGCCCTCTGGATCGGGCTTCCTCCGCTCCGGCCGATACTCCCGCGCGAACGTCGGCCACCGAGCCCGTCATGAGAACCAGGCCTTTTCCTCCCAAAGCCATGGCGACGTGAATTCTGAAGAGGGTGACGCGAGCGGCCTTGGCTGCCCGATCGGCGGCCGCCAGAGCTGCTGTGCCACTGAATGTTTCGATAACCCCCAGAGCCCCCGCGTGATCGCGATCAAGAACGACCGATTGCCCCAGGGCCGGAAATACCGATTCGTGCACGTTCGGGATCAAAAGTTCGTCGATGACGGAATCCCGCGCTGCGGCGAGCCCCGCCTGCAAAGCCGCCTGGACGTCGCTGACCAACCCACCAACGATGATGAGGTATTTACCTGAGCAAATGGTCCTAGCGATGAGAAGGTCCACAGAGGCTGCCTTCAGCATCACGTCTTCCACTTCGTAGCCAACGCCGACGCTCGACAGTTCAACGGCCGCGATGGCTCGCCCGGTGGGTTGAATTTCTGCCATCGTTGTCTCCTTTTCCTTTCTATATTCCGATGCTGTGGCGGCAGGGCGATTTCAAACCGAATATGTTACTCACTTTCAATCCAGATAATTCCATCGGTGATCGCACTCACCCGTCCCGCAATGGAGGCGTGCACAGGGGCGCCCAGCGCTGGTTTGCCATTGGCCCGGGGCGGACGTCCGATCATCTGACCTCGTTCCACCCTGTCACCAACCTGCACGATTGGCTCGCAGGGTACTCCTACGTGTTGCTTCAGCTTGATTCCCACACGCCGCGGCGTAACAGTCCGTTCCACAAGCGGTCCCACGTTGGGATAGACTGTTAACCCCAGCTTCCGCATCAGTCTGGCGGTAGGGGCGCGGCGGTTTTTGAGCAACCGGTCCGCTCTCTCGGGAACGAACGGCGGGTTTTCCCATCGCCGTTTCTCCGCAAGGATCCGACGTTTGTTCTGCGCGCAGACGTTCTTTGGGTCAAGGTCTTCGGGGCAGGAGTACAGGCTGCACAGATTGCATTCGCAGCAAAATGCAGTGCCCTGGACATTCGCTTCTCCCACCAGAGTGAAGCCCAGGCTGCGCATGGCCCGGTGGGGTTCGATGGGATGCCCGAGGAGCCAGCGCGGGCACAATTCCGTGCAAAAACTGCATTGATCACAGGCCGACCGGCCAATCCTGGCAATTTGCTTCCAGTCCTGACGGCGCCGCCGAATGACGATGTGATCATGAGGAAGAACGATAACACCCCCGGTCGTTTTATCCACGAGAGCCTGGGGGTTCTCTTCCAGATACCCCATCATCACCCCACCCACCATCAACTGAGGATTCGCCACCGTTGCACCGCCAGCCAGCTCGAGGCATTCCGCAAGTGTCACCCCTACCGGCACGCGGAGGGTCACAGGCTCCCTCACCGCCCCCGCAATCGTCAGATATTTTTCCACGACCGGCTGTGAAGCGGCCTGGGCGACATTGAACGCCGTTTCCACGTTAAT
This is a stretch of genomic DNA from Thermogutta terrifontis. It encodes these proteins:
- a CDS encoding BMC domain-containing protein, producing the protein MAEIQPTGRAIAAVELSSVGVGYEVEDVMLKAASVDLLIARTICSGKYLIIVGGLVSDVQAALQAGLAAARDSVIDELLIPNVHESVFPALGQSVVLDRDHAGALGVIETFSGTAALAAADRAAKAARVTLFRIHVAMALGGKGLVLMTGSVADVRAGVSAGAEEARSRGLLVSEVVIPRPSRELFADYL
- a CDS encoding 4Fe-4S dicluster domain-containing protein, whose translation is MKVTVEHVFEAGVVGAGGAGFPTHVKLSARADTVLINAAECEPLLHKDKEILRDYTETVLEGLQIAMQLVGAERGVIGIKGKYHDVIEKLERLIPPRVEIVPLPDAYPSGDEFILVYEALGRVIPPGGIPLHVGAVVINVETAFNVAQAASQPVVEKYLTIAGAVREPVTLRVPVGVTLAECLELAGGATVANPQLMVGGVMMGYLEENPQALVDKTTGGVIVLPHDHIVIRRRRQDWKQIARIGRSACDQCSFCTELCPRWLLGHPIEPHRAMRSLGFTLVGEANVQGTAFCCECNLCSLYSCPEDLDPKNVCAQNKRRILAEKRRWENPPFVPERADRLLKNRRAPTARLMRKLGLTVYPNVGPLVERTVTPRRVGIKLKQHVGVPCEPIVQVGDRVERGQMIGRPPRANGKPALGAPVHASIAGRVSAITDGIIWIESE